In the Larus michahellis chromosome 6, bLarMic1.1, whole genome shotgun sequence genome, one interval contains:
- the LOC141744518 gene encoding solute carrier family 22 member 15-like isoform X4 codes for MAAGLEEAFGAAGEFGGGQRRLTAFLVLLQVYVACQSMLIVLVGAVPEYHIDQEGIPVSRAELPKHIHFADNFTSIVTEWYLVEQEAYKVSLASSLFFAGLLIGNITFGPLSDKLGRKPVYISGLFFDVVFGYVTALAPNYDVFAVSRFFVGIVNGGMALVSFVLTQEYVGKSFWSFTGSLTNLTFAVGIAVYALLGYYVREWRYLTLVSNTPGVIFLLLSFMLPESPRWLYSQGKIAEAEDVLQYIALGNGRERLNIKLKPSTGTLRKDESAPGILNLVKHPVLRWRTIILMYIWYVCSFVYYGLTLNAGELRGNLYLNVALSGLVEIPAFPLCMFFIEKSWSGRRKTTTCFLIFAGFACIFTMFLPADAETLAWVSVPCPADLGAFWLHLCHL; via the exons atggcggcggggctggaggaggccttcggggcggcgggggagttcggaggcgggcagcggcggctcACCGCCttcctggtgctgctgcag GTATACGTGGCTTGTCAGTCGATGCTTATTGTGCTTGTGGGAGCTGTGCCCGAGTATCATATAGACCAAGAGGGAATTCCGGTGAGCAGAGCTGAGCTTCCCAAGCATATCCATTTTGCGGACAACTTCACGTCTATAGTAACTGAG TGGTACCTAGTTGAACAAGAAGCCTACAAAGTAAGCCTTGCATCATCCCTGTTTTTTGCTGGATTGCTCATTGGAAATATCACATTTGGCCCTTTGTCGGATAAACTGGGCAGGAAACCCGTGTATATCTCAg GTCTATTTTTTGATGTCGTTTTTGGGTATGTCACAGCATTAGCTCCGAACTATGACGTATTTGCAGTTTCACGTTTTTTTGTTGGAATTGTGAATGGTGGAATGGCTCTTGTGTCATTTGTCCTAACACAAGAATATGTAGGAAAATCATTTTGGTCATTTACAG GTTCGTTAACTAATTTGACGTTTGCAGTTGGCATTGCTGTTTATGCTTTACTGGGTTACTACGTAAGAGAATGGCGCTACCTCACCTTGGTATCGAATACTCCAGGAGtcatcttcctccttctttcttt tATGCTCCCAGAATCACCACGATGGCTGTATTCCCAAGGGAAAATTGCAGAAGCTGAAGATGTGTTGCAATATATTGCCCTTGGTAATGGAAGAGAGagattaaatataaaattaaaaccaagcaCAGGAACTTTGAGAAAGGATGAATCGGCACCCGGTATCCTAAACTTAGTAAAACACCCGGTCCTTCGGTGGCGAACCATCATACTGATGTACATCTG GTACGTCTGCAGCTTTGTGTACTATGGACTAACTTTAAATGCTGGTGAATTAAGaggaaatctgtatttaaatgtGGCTCTTTCTGGTCTTGTAGAAATTCCAGCATTTCCTCTCTGCATGTTTTTTATTGAGAAGTCCTG GTCTGGAAGACGTAAAACTACAACATGTTTTCTGATATTTGCAGGATTTGCATGTATATTTACCATGTTTTTACCAGCAGATGCTG
- the REEP3 gene encoding receptor expression-enhancing protein 3 isoform X2, with the protein MLYPAYYSYKAVKTKNVKEYVRWMMYWIVFALYTVTETITDLTVSWFPLYYELKIAFVIWLLSPYTRGASLIYRKFLHPLLSSKEREIDEYIVQAKERGYETMVNFGRQGLNLAATAAVTAAVKSQGAITEKLRSFSMHDLTTIQGDEPVGQGPYQTLPEAKKKTRASASESSGYKTPLEKNPGDDKTDEEVEGTHSEDEMFAQRGLRRTQSMKSVKSIKGRKEIRYGSLKYRVKKRTAVYF; encoded by the exons gttCGCTGGATGATGTATTGGATTGTGTTTGCTCTTTATACAGTTACTGAAACAATAACTGACCTAACAGTCTCTTG GTTCCCACTGTACTATGAACTGAAGATAGCTTTTGTTATTTGGCTCCTTTCCCCATACACTAGAGGGGCGAGTTTAATCTACAGAAAATTTCTCCACCCGCTTCTTTCTTCTAAAGAACGG GAGATTGATGAGTACATCGTACAAGCCAAAGAAAGAGGCTATGAGACCATGGTGAATTTTGGAAGGCAAGGGTTGAATTTGGCAGCAACTGCTGCAGTGACAGCAGCTGTAAAG AGTCAAGGTGCGATAACTGAGAAATTGAGAAGTTTCAGTATGCATGATTTGACTACTATACAAGGAGATGAGCCAGTAGGACAGGGGCCCTATCAGACATTaccagaagcaaaaaagaaaaccagagccTCTGCAAGTGAATCTTCAG gttACAAAACTCCCCTGGAAAAAAATCCTGGAGATGATAAAACAGATGAAGAGGTGGAGGGGACACATTCGGAGGATGAAATGTTTGCTCAGAGAGGCCTTCGAAGAACTCAGAGCATGAAATCTGTAAAAAGTATTAAAGGTCGTAAAGAG aTACGGTATGGATCACTGAAATACAGAGTAAAGAAGAGAACCGCTGTATACTTCTAA